A region from the Brachyhypopomus gauderio isolate BG-103 unplaced genomic scaffold, BGAUD_0.2 sc50, whole genome shotgun sequence genome encodes:
- the LOC143487835 gene encoding heart- and neural crest derivatives-expressed protein 1-like — protein MNLIGSYQHYRLMTDTFPFGPRCQDNPYFQSWVVNHSEISPEFQIETSDCTELGPAGAGGEGQAEVFSSRLGKRRTPGPKKERRRTESINTAFAELRDCIPNVPADTKLSKIKTLRLATSYISYLTEVLQKEPAGAQQFSAEMKTCDRRDLKRKRDKEPPGADTKIKGRSGWPQHVWALELNP, from the exons ATGAATCTTATCGGAAGTTACCAGCATTATCGCCTGATGACCGACACGTTCCCGTTTGGGCCACGGTGTCAAGATAACCCTTATTTTCAGAGCTGGGTTGTAAATCACTCAGAAATCTCACCGGAATTCCAGATAGAAACCTCGGACTGTACCGAACTCGGACCTGCTGGTGCCGGTGGAGAGGGTCAGGCGGAGGTGTTCTCCTCCAGGCTGGGGAAGAGGAGGACTCCGGGCCCGAAGAAGGAGCGTCGGAGGACCGAGAGCATCAACACGGCCTTCGCCGAACTGCGGGACTGTATCCCAAACGTGCCCGCGGACACCAAACTGTCCAAAATCAAAACGCTGAGACTGGCGACCAGCTACATCTCCTACTTAACGGAGGTGCTGCAGAAGGAGCCGGCAGGCGCGCAGCAGTTCAGCGCTGAAATGAAGACGTGTGACAGGAGGGACCTGAAGAGGAAACGCGACAAG gAGCCCCCAGGAGCCGACACGAAGATTAAAGGGAGGAGCGGCTGGCCGCAGCACGTCTGGGCGCTCGAGCTCAACCCGTGA